One Campylobacter concisus DNA segment encodes these proteins:
- the selD gene encoding selenide, water dikinase SelD: MIYHDKKLTQFVKAAGUAAKLDPSGLHKTISSLNLSHPNLLSSIGSNEDASVFKLSDDLALVQTLDFITPVVNDPFIYGQIAAANSLSDVFAMGGEVINALNIVGFDSCNLAPEILGEILQGGADKVRECGGVIVGGHTIETQQMYYGLSATGKVDPKNFWANNTAEVGNVLILTKPLGSGILSTAIKADLLSMEQINEVAGIMAQLNFYALKALSGIKVYAATDVTGFGFLGHLSEMLNDKISFNVFEKDVPVIASAKEFADMGIIPEGSYKNREFAKHFVSKEADIVLFDAQTSGGLLLAVSENDASLALKRLKEVGYERSAIIAQTVQKGEFDIFLN; encoded by the coding sequence ATGATCTATCACGACAAAAAGCTTACGCAGTTCGTTAAAGCCGCTGGTTGAGCTGCTAAGCTTGACCCGTCGGGTCTTCACAAAACGATTAGTAGTTTAAATTTATCTCATCCAAACCTGCTCTCAAGCATCGGCTCAAACGAAGATGCGAGCGTTTTCAAGCTCTCGGACGATCTTGCACTAGTTCAGACGCTTGACTTTATCACGCCAGTAGTCAATGACCCATTTATCTACGGTCAGATCGCTGCTGCAAATAGCCTAAGCGACGTCTTTGCAATGGGTGGCGAGGTGATAAACGCTCTAAATATCGTGGGCTTTGATAGCTGCAACCTTGCACCTGAAATTTTAGGTGAAATTTTGCAAGGTGGAGCCGATAAAGTAAGAGAGTGTGGCGGCGTCATCGTTGGCGGACACACGATAGAGACGCAGCAGATGTATTATGGACTAAGCGCGACTGGCAAGGTAGATCCTAAAAATTTCTGGGCAAACAACACAGCAGAAGTTGGTAACGTTTTGATCCTTACAAAGCCTCTTGGCAGTGGCATCTTAAGCACAGCGATCAAGGCTGATCTACTGAGCATGGAGCAGATAAATGAGGTCGCAGGCATCATGGCTCAGCTAAATTTCTACGCTCTAAAAGCACTAAGTGGCATCAAAGTTTATGCGGCAACCGATGTGACTGGATTTGGATTTTTAGGGCATTTAAGCGAGATGTTAAACGATAAGATCAGCTTTAATGTCTTTGAAAAAGATGTGCCAGTGATCGCAAGCGCGAAAGAGTTTGCCGATATGGGCATCATCCCAGAGGGAAGCTACAAAAACCGCGAATTTGCAAAGCATTTTGTGAGCAAAGAGGCTGATATCGTGCTCTTTGACGCGCAAACTTCTGGCGGACTTTTGCTAGCTGTTAGCGAGAACGATGCGAGCCTAGCTCTAAAGCGCCTAAAAGAGGTTGGTTATGAGCGCTCAGCCATCATCGCACAAACGGTCCAAAAAGGCGAGTTTGATATATTTTTAAACTAA
- the yedF gene encoding sulfurtransferase-like selenium metabolism protein YedF, translating into MTRTIDCRNLECPKPVIMTKNALEGLNEGESLEIIVNALAPKENISRFLKNQNIEFSLESSSNETKILAIKGKSALELTNFDEFVCDITPKNEKVLYLNEERAGSGEVGINLLSKFLGALLQVEKKPKIIICVNNAVKMTTNRAHPSFKPLKDLEATGVQILSCGSCLEAYKLVSDLAVGEISNAYEIIDILSTHEQIKL; encoded by the coding sequence ATGACAAGAACAATTGATTGCAGAAATTTAGAGTGCCCAAAACCAGTCATCATGACTAAAAACGCGCTTGAGGGTTTAAATGAGGGAGAGAGCCTAGAGATCATCGTAAATGCCCTAGCTCCAAAAGAAAATATCTCAAGATTTTTAAAAAATCAAAATATAGAATTTAGCCTAGAAAGCAGCAGCAATGAGACTAAAATTTTAGCCATCAAGGGCAAAAGCGCACTTGAGCTTACAAATTTTGACGAATTTGTCTGCGATATAACACCAAAAAACGAAAAAGTGCTCTATCTAAACGAAGAGCGCGCAGGTAGCGGCGAAGTTGGCATAAATTTGCTATCAAAATTTCTAGGCGCACTTCTTCAAGTAGAGAAAAAACCAAAGATAATCATCTGCGTAAATAACGCCGTTAAGATGACCACAAACCGCGCACATCCAAGCTTTAAGCCACTTAAAGATCTTGAAGCTACTGGCGTTCAAATTTTAAGCTGCGGAAGCTGCTTGGAGGCTTATAAACTAGTGAGCGATCTTGCAGTTGGCGAAATTTCAAACGCTTATGAGATCATCGACATACTCTCAACTCACGAGCAAATCAAACTATGA
- a CDS encoding formate dehydrogenase subunit gamma, with the protein MTRILTLLFTLSVAAMAIEGPTGVNQFDSTIWAAQRIENIKPYEHGWGPIFTFIQGNDYFAIAALSIILAVIGAFVLHFLIIGPKHFSHDGKKVFAFSLIERIAHGLAAISWIILVPTGIIIMWGAELGGGTFVRFCRYLHDIATIIFAISVLPMLFAWTIRMLPAVYDIRWMMIVGGYLSKKKKPVPAGKFNAGQKAWYWIAIPGGIVMIITGAIMYFMDIKEPAVASWFGISQIDLLRYSVVIHNCLGIVCAVFFLVHIYMAAIAIHGAIWSMVTGYKEEEEVYVLHHYWYQELVKENKIPVSDYEKSYTNLK; encoded by the coding sequence ATGACGAGAATTCTTACTCTACTTTTTACATTGTCCGTTGCGGCAATGGCCATTGAAGGACCAACTGGCGTCAATCAATTTGACAGCACCATTTGGGCAGCACAGAGGATAGAAAATATCAAGCCTTATGAGCATGGCTGGGGCCCGATATTTACTTTTATACAAGGAAACGACTACTTCGCGATAGCTGCACTTTCTATCATTTTAGCTGTTATCGGCGCGTTCGTGCTACACTTCTTGATCATCGGACCAAAACACTTTAGTCACGATGGCAAAAAAGTATTTGCGTTTTCACTGATCGAACGTATAGCTCACGGCTTAGCTGCGATCTCTTGGATCATCTTAGTGCCAACTGGCATCATCATCATGTGGGGTGCAGAGCTTGGTGGTGGCACATTTGTGCGTTTCTGTAGATACTTGCACGATATAGCGACTATTATATTTGCTATTTCTGTGCTTCCTATGTTATTTGCTTGGACTATCAGAATGCTTCCAGCTGTTTATGACATCAGATGGATGATGATAGTTGGTGGTTATCTATCAAAGAAGAAAAAACCAGTCCCAGCTGGCAAATTTAACGCTGGTCAAAAGGCATGGTACTGGATCGCTATCCCTGGTGGTATCGTGATGATCATCACTGGTGCGATCATGTATTTCATGGATATTAAAGAGCCAGCAGTTGCTAGTTGGTTTGGTATCTCTCAAATCGATCTTTTAAGATATAGCGTAGTTATCCACAACTGCCTTGGCATCGTCTGTGCGGTATTTTTCTTAGTTCATATCTATATGGCTGCGATCGCTATACATGGCGCTATCTGGTCAATGGTCACTGGATACAAAGAAGAAGAAGAGGTTTATGTACTTCACCACTACTGGTATCAAGAGCTTGTTAAGGAAAACAAAATCCCAGTATCTGACTACGAAAAATCTTACACAAATTTAAAATAA
- a CDS encoding DJ-1/PfpI family protein, translated as MDIYAIIFDDYEALDLMGPVEFLTRVGELNLNFVSFEGGAKRSKQGFEIKTKKLAKMPKDGVFLLPGGQGTRALVNDSGFILRLKECVLASKFCLSVCTGSALIARTGELDGLKATSNKRSLEWVKSCGKAVKWQERARWVRAGKFYTASGVAAGMDMALGFISDHFGKELAQNIANETEYNWQKSSKIDKFAKIYGY; from the coding sequence ATGGACATTTACGCTATTATCTTTGATGACTACGAGGCGCTTGATCTTATGGGGCCGGTGGAGTTTTTAACTAGAGTTGGTGAGCTAAATTTAAATTTTGTTTCATTTGAAGGCGGAGCAAAAAGAAGCAAGCAAGGCTTTGAAATAAAGACAAAAAAGCTTGCCAAAATGCCAAAAGATGGCGTCTTCCTGCTTCCTGGAGGTCAGGGCACAAGGGCGCTTGTAAATGATAGTGGGTTTATTTTGAGACTTAAAGAGTGTGTTTTGGCATCTAAATTTTGCCTAAGTGTATGCACTGGCTCGGCGCTCATCGCTCGCACTGGAGAGCTTGACGGACTAAAAGCCACATCAAATAAAAGATCGCTTGAGTGGGTAAAAAGTTGCGGCAAGGCGGTAAAATGGCAAGAGCGCGCTAGGTGGGTGAGGGCAGGTAAGTTTTACACAGCTTCAGGCGTGGCTGCTGGCATGGATATGGCGCTTGGTTTTATCAGCGATCATTTTGGCAAGGAGCTAGCCCAAAATATCGCAAACGAGACTGAATACAACTGGCAAAAAAGCTCAAAGATAGATAAATTTGCCAAAATTTATGGGTATTAA
- the nspC gene encoding carboxynorspermidine decarboxylase has product MNEILKSIKTPAYVCEEAKVRKNLELLKYVKEQSGAKILVALKGFAFSGVMDMVGSYLDGATCSGLHEAKFASEYVKGEIHTYSPAFKDEDFDEILKISKHITFNSFAQWQKFKDKALQNGVICGLRVNPEVSLAPTDSYNPCGKFSRLGITRANFKPELLEGITGLHFHALCEESASSLQVVLEAFEEKFGEFIPKMKWINMGGGHHITRADYDVELLIKIIKRFREKYGVEVYLEPGEAVGWQTGFLISSVLDIVHNEKDIAILDTSAEAHMPDTVLMPYRPAVRGESENGKFAYRFGGNTCLAGDIVGLEAGDAEYKFDSELKIGDRVIFEDQIHYTIVKNTTFNGIKLPDLLLLKENGKVKMIRELDYEEYRRRN; this is encoded by the coding sequence ATGAACGAAATTTTAAAAAGCATAAAAACCCCAGCCTACGTCTGCGAAGAGGCCAAAGTACGTAAAAATTTGGAGCTTTTAAAGTATGTAAAAGAGCAAAGTGGAGCTAAAATTTTAGTAGCTCTTAAGGGTTTTGCATTTAGCGGAGTGATGGATATGGTGGGCTCATATCTTGATGGAGCGACTTGCAGTGGGCTTCACGAGGCTAAATTTGCCAGCGAATACGTAAAAGGCGAGATCCACACGTATAGTCCAGCCTTTAAAGATGAGGATTTTGATGAAATTTTAAAAATTTCAAAACACATCACATTTAACTCTTTTGCGCAGTGGCAAAAGTTTAAAGACAAAGCCTTGCAAAATGGCGTCATCTGCGGTCTGCGGGTCAATCCAGAGGTCTCACTTGCACCAACTGATAGCTACAACCCATGCGGTAAATTTAGCAGACTTGGCATTACAAGGGCAAATTTTAAGCCTGAGCTTCTTGAAGGCATCACAGGGCTTCATTTTCACGCGCTTTGCGAGGAGAGTGCTAGCAGCTTGCAGGTCGTGCTGGAGGCGTTTGAGGAGAAATTTGGCGAGTTTATACCAAAGATGAAGTGGATAAATATGGGCGGCGGCCACCACATCACGAGGGCTGATTACGACGTGGAGCTGCTTATAAAGATAATTAAGCGTTTCCGCGAGAAGTACGGCGTGGAGGTCTATCTGGAGCCTGGCGAGGCTGTGGGCTGGCAGACTGGCTTTTTGATAAGTAGCGTGCTTGACATCGTGCATAACGAGAAAGATATCGCCATACTTGACACTTCAGCCGAGGCACACATGCCAGATACTGTGCTAATGCCCTACCGACCAGCCGTTAGGGGCGAGAGCGAAAATGGCAAATTCGCTTATAGATTTGGCGGCAATACCTGCCTAGCTGGCGATATAGTGGGGCTTGAAGCGGGCGATGCGGAGTATAAATTTGATAGCGAGCTAAAAATCGGCGACCGAGTCATCTTTGAAGATCAAATTCACTACACGATCGTGAAAAATACGACATTTAACGGCATAAAACTACCTGATCTTCTGCTTCTAAAAGAAAATGGCAAGGTTAAAATGATCCGCGAGCTAGACTACGAAGAGTATAGGCGTAGAAACTAG
- a CDS encoding MoaD/ThiS family protein — protein MVEIEFLGPIGLESIKVEAKNLGEVKAALSEKEELKKWLNICAVAVNDEIVSDINFALKSGDKISILPPVCGG, from the coding sequence GTGGTAGAGATCGAATTTCTTGGGCCTATCGGGCTTGAGAGTATAAAAGTAGAAGCAAAAAATTTAGGCGAGGTAAAAGCGGCTTTAAGCGAGAAAGAGGAGCTTAAAAAGTGGCTAAATATCTGCGCTGTGGCTGTAAATGACGAGATCGTGAGCGATATAAATTTCGCTCTTAAATCAGGCGATAAAATTTCTATCTTGCCACCAGTTTGTGGAGGCTAA
- a CDS encoding molybdopterin synthase catalytic subunit codes for MQIYNGSLDVQSITNEWYDRFKDKNCGALITFVGIVREEGGISALSFDIYEPILKKWLDAWQERAKKENAYVLFAHSKGDVPVHTSSYVAGVVSPQRKVALRLINEFVEDFKANAPIWKYDVISGERIYAKERSQAINGAGLLA; via the coding sequence ATGCAAATTTATAATGGAAGCTTGGACGTTCAAAGCATCACAAACGAGTGGTATGATAGGTTTAAGGATAAAAACTGCGGTGCGCTCATCACTTTTGTGGGCATAGTGCGCGAAGAGGGCGGGATTTCGGCGCTTAGCTTTGATATCTATGAGCCGATCCTTAAAAAATGGCTAGATGCTTGGCAGGAGCGAGCCAAAAAAGAAAATGCCTACGTGCTCTTTGCTCACTCAAAAGGCGATGTGCCGGTTCATACGAGCTCTTATGTAGCAGGTGTAGTTAGTCCTCAAAGAAAGGTCGCGCTAAGGCTTATAAACGAGTTTGTTGAGGACTTTAAGGCAAATGCGCCGATCTGGAAATACGATGTGATAAGTGGCGAGAGAATTTACGCCAAAGAACGCAGCCAAGCGATAAATGGCGCCGGACTTTTGGCATAA
- a CDS encoding molybdate transport repressor — MITKESKKDVYWALAFGLGLFVFSVASYFYLDLGTPSLFGIIVGAISAFFCVRKILQNNFFEIDDDGFVITKGSKNIKFFFKDIDEIAIKSFGDKKKVDALSVKFRKNRLDRDACFGLVQALGDDMIVIFDRYELSQFTLSKELRDRLAKFKDRA, encoded by the coding sequence ATGATAACCAAAGAGAGTAAAAAAGATGTTTACTGGGCGCTAGCCTTTGGGCTTGGGCTCTTTGTCTTTAGCGTCGCTAGCTACTTTTATCTTGATCTTGGCACGCCGTCTCTTTTTGGCATCATCGTTGGCGCTATTTCGGCCTTTTTTTGCGTGAGAAAAATTTTGCAAAATAACTTTTTTGAGATAGATGATGATGGATTTGTCATCACAAAAGGCTCAAAAAATATCAAATTTTTCTTCAAAGATATCGATGAGATCGCCATTAAAAGCTTTGGCGATAAGAAAAAAGTCGATGCGCTAAGTGTTAAATTTAGAAAAAATCGCCTAGATAGAGATGCATGTTTTGGACTAGTTCAGGCACTTGGCGATGACATGATCGTTATTTTTGATAGATACGAGCTCTCGCAATTTACACTCTCAAAAGAGCTTCGAGATAGGCTCGCTAAATTTAAAGATAGGGCTTAG
- a CDS encoding TonB-dependent receptor domain-containing protein, translated as MRQVLSLIVFSSLLLANEVNLDTIKPVKEFAPPPIITPNVAQSAFVENQFDRTQRSEYPFVTNLLDSSADMFHISAGMYGKSFYNSSLFKYRGTNFYTILNANFTKANSYKDGSGKKWDYGYNRQGQSAILGFVPNELSELRLTFLRDNIDKDKQPEHAMDAFKTTRKVGKLNIRLGEEDLSNTLNFEFILKKVERKADNFHLRNSTPNVKVEIKRDVLETNLKYDVDFTSFHNQIGAGFEKDKHGGKRYIKQGSNWVFNGYRFADVRSDKFMLFDTLAYKFNEANEASLALKYEEQRSKLNGLDTKYFAPNPAISTTRGLLRQIYGEDVSDKIKKDAFSASLKYKFTPNDKDSYFAKLESLSRFPSNMERFNALYGQNDSGWISNPNLEPERHNRAVVGFKFGSQFYKEYLNSLQNKDAFSFSGHFIADSVKNLIIFDRRHSKAAMPLNKNAVISRNVDATLYSVNFNTEYSFARHFGLKSSLYYNYGQNKTDGRPLYQIRPFEANFAFDYKDYASFGSYNLGTALRLVSKQTRGDFSKQTGLGIDKKEAAKGFGLLDLYGGVEFKNKVGIRFGVANLFDKDYAEFISGDHVAALDPVVVHAPGRTFFISFHSSF; from the coding sequence ATGAGGCAAGTTTTAAGCTTAATAGTTTTTTCGTCACTGCTTTTAGCAAATGAAGTAAATTTAGACACTATAAAGCCTGTTAAAGAATTTGCGCCACCGCCGATCATCACACCAAATGTTGCACAAAGTGCCTTTGTGGAAAATCAATTTGACCGCACTCAAAGAAGCGAATATCCATTTGTGACAAATTTACTTGATAGCTCAGCTGATATGTTTCATATCTCAGCTGGAATGTATGGCAAAAGCTTTTACAACTCATCGCTTTTTAAATATCGTGGTACAAATTTTTATACCATTTTAAACGCAAATTTCACCAAGGCAAATAGCTATAAAGACGGAAGTGGCAAAAAATGGGACTATGGCTACAACAGGCAGGGCCAAAGCGCTATTTTAGGTTTCGTGCCAAATGAGCTTAGCGAGCTTAGACTTACGTTTTTAAGGGATAATATCGATAAAGATAAGCAGCCAGAACACGCAATGGACGCCTTTAAAACAACTAGAAAAGTCGGCAAGCTAAATATCAGGCTGGGCGAAGAAGATCTTTCAAATACGCTAAATTTTGAATTTATCCTAAAAAAGGTTGAGCGAAAAGCTGATAACTTTCATCTAAGAAATTCTACTCCAAATGTAAAAGTTGAGATAAAAAGAGATGTGCTTGAGACAAATTTAAAATATGATGTTGATTTCACAAGCTTTCATAATCAAATAGGCGCTGGCTTTGAAAAAGATAAACATGGTGGCAAAAGATACATAAAGCAAGGCAGTAACTGGGTATTTAACGGATACAGATTTGCTGATGTTAGAAGTGATAAATTTATGCTTTTTGACACACTTGCTTATAAATTTAATGAAGCAAACGAAGCTTCTCTTGCCTTAAAATATGAAGAGCAAAGAAGTAAGCTTAATGGGCTTGATACTAAATATTTCGCACCAAATCCAGCCATTAGCACCACTCGCGGGCTACTTCGTCAAATTTACGGTGAAGACGTAAGTGATAAGATCAAAAAAGACGCTTTTAGTGCAAGCTTAAAATATAAATTTACACCAAACGATAAGGATAGCTACTTTGCAAAACTTGAGAGTTTATCTCGCTTTCCAAGTAATATGGAGCGTTTTAACGCACTTTATGGACAAAATGACTCTGGCTGGATATCAAATCCAAATTTAGAGCCAGAAAGGCACAATAGAGCAGTTGTTGGCTTTAAATTTGGCAGCCAGTTTTATAAAGAATACCTAAACTCTTTGCAAAACAAAGATGCTTTTAGCTTTAGCGGGCATTTCATCGCTGATAGCGTAAAAAATTTGATCATTTTTGATAGACGCCACTCAAAAGCCGCCATGCCACTAAACAAAAATGCTGTCATCTCAAGAAACGTTGATGCAACGCTTTATAGTGTAAATTTCAATACAGAATATAGCTTTGCAAGGCACTTTGGATTAAAAAGCTCACTTTACTACAACTACGGACAAAACAAAACCGATGGCAGGCCACTTTATCAAATAAGGCCTTTTGAGGCAAATTTTGCATTTGACTACAAAGACTATGCAAGCTTTGGTAGCTACAACCTTGGCACTGCACTAAGACTTGTTTCAAAGCAAACTAGGGGCGATTTTAGCAAGCAAACTGGTCTAGGTATCGACAAAAAAGAGGCCGCAAAGGGGTTTGGCTTGCTCGATCTTTATGGTGGCGTAGAGTTTAAAAACAAAGTTGGCATAAGATTTGGCGTAGCAAATTTATTTGACAAAGATTATGCGGAATTTATTAGCGGTGATCACGTAGCAGCACTTGATCCAGTAGTCGTTCATGCCCCTGGCAGAACATTTTTTATTAGCTTTCACAGCAGTTTTTAA
- a CDS encoding ABC transporter substrate-binding protein translates to MLDRRKFLGLSTALGVSAFAPNLFAKESFNMWGAPAIPSVIMAVAALQGELNKTYDVSLNIWKTPDQLRAGVASGDIKVTMSPSNVAANLRNQGLDFAMLNLLTLGVMNAMVKDEKIKNLEDFVGKKLIMPFRGDMPDLVLRALCKKRGIDASKIDITYTATPPEALLLFLQKDFDILLVPQPLGEATILRGKKAGVSVHYSVDFPKIWGESFNTKPIVPMAGIIVERGFYEKSLNLFDTLHSDLKNALSWILENKQSAAKIGSSYLPAPEVALANAFDKANLTVTKANELQNEIMAFFEEIYQFNPKFLGGKMPDKGLFL, encoded by the coding sequence ATGTTAGATAGAAGAAAATTTTTAGGACTTAGCACAGCTTTAGGCGTTAGCGCGTTTGCACCAAATTTATTTGCAAAAGAGAGCTTTAATATGTGGGGCGCACCAGCGATCCCAAGTGTCATAATGGCAGTTGCTGCACTGCAAGGGGAGTTAAATAAAACTTATGATGTAAGCTTAAATATCTGGAAAACACCAGATCAGCTTCGTGCAGGCGTAGCTAGTGGGGATATTAAAGTCACGATGTCACCATCAAATGTCGCTGCAAATTTAAGAAACCAAGGGCTTGATTTTGCTATGTTAAATTTACTGACCCTTGGCGTAATGAACGCTATGGTCAAGGACGAAAAGATCAAAAATTTAGAAGATTTTGTGGGAAAAAAACTAATCATGCCATTTCGTGGCGACATGCCTGATCTTGTCCTAAGGGCACTTTGCAAGAAGCGAGGCATAGACGCTAGCAAAATAGATATCACCTATACAGCAACACCTCCTGAAGCTCTACTTTTATTTTTACAAAAAGATTTTGACATTTTATTAGTCCCACAACCTCTTGGCGAAGCGACTATTTTGCGTGGTAAAAAAGCAGGCGTTAGCGTACATTACTCAGTTGATTTTCCAAAAATTTGGGGCGAGAGCTTTAATACAAAACCGATAGTCCCAATGGCTGGCATTATCGTAGAAAGAGGCTTTTATGAGAAGAGCTTAAATCTATTTGATACGCTCCATAGCGACCTTAAAAATGCTCTTTCTTGGATACTTGAGAACAAGCAAAGTGCGGCAAAGATTGGCTCGAGCTACTTACCAGCTCCAGAAGTGGCACTTGCAAATGCCTTTGATAAGGCAAATTTAACAGTGACAAAAGCAAATGAACTACAAAATGAAATCATGGCATTTTTTGAAGAAATTTATCAGTTCAATCCAAAATTTCTAGGCGGCAAGATGCCAGATAAAGGTCTATTTTTATGA
- a CDS encoding ABC transporter permease, whose protein sequence is MILIDGVKKDRSAFLKMIDYFWGGFSGFAVVFLILAIWQVGSEFSSPLLLPSPKDVFFKVCEILKDYKNSEINITLCRSLVGVSTATFFGIFLGLIAGSFKSFAAFLKPVITLLLSMPPIIWIVLAIFWFGFGNFSTIFTIFITVLPLTFASSAVAMSSVDEELKEMFDAYHLGFLKKIKHLYIPHLTSYIISSVSVAVAMGVKIVIMAELLGANNGMGAKIANARAMLETTEVMAYVLLSITLIMLFEYLIIEPLKIALMPWRR, encoded by the coding sequence ATGATACTAATCGACGGTGTCAAAAAAGATCGCTCAGCCTTTTTAAAAATGATTGACTATTTTTGGGGCGGATTTAGCGGATTTGCCGTAGTTTTTTTGATCTTAGCTATTTGGCAAGTGGGAAGCGAGTTTAGCTCCCCACTCCTGCTCCCTTCGCCAAAAGATGTATTTTTTAAAGTCTGTGAAATTTTAAAAGATTACAAAAATAGCGAGATAAATATAACGCTTTGTAGATCACTAGTTGGGGTTAGCACGGCAACATTTTTTGGTATATTTTTAGGGCTAATAGCAGGTAGCTTTAAAAGCTTTGCGGCCTTTTTAAAGCCTGTTATTACCTTGCTTTTATCGATGCCACCAATTATTTGGATAGTGCTTGCTATTTTTTGGTTTGGATTTGGAAATTTTAGCACCATTTTTACTATCTTTATAACCGTTTTACCGCTTACTTTTGCAAGCTCGGCAGTTGCTATGAGTAGTGTAGATGAGGAGCTAAAAGAGATGTTTGATGCCTATCATTTAGGCTTTTTAAAAAAGATAAAACACCTCTATATCCCACATCTTACGAGCTATATCATAAGCTCTGTTAGCGTAGCTGTTGCAATGGGTGTAAAAATAGTCATAATGGCCGAACTACTAGGTGCAAATAACGGCATGGGAGCAAAGATAGCAAATGCAAGGGCAATGCTTGAAACAACTGAAGTGATGGCGTATGTTCTTTTAAGCATCACTCTTATCATGCTTTTTGAGTACCTCATCATCGAGCCTTTAAAAATAGCTCTGATGCCTTGGAGAAGATGA
- a CDS encoding ABC transporter ATP-binding protein, producing the protein MLELKNVEYEILRDKVVRNFNLKVEKGEVVTLFGPSGCGKTTILHLISGLNEPRKGEIFNKFKKMTYFFQENRLLTWKNALENVLLVMDKADQNSVLKLFSKVGLSQKDALKYPNELSGGMRQRVAFVRAVVTKPDLLLMDEPFSGLDYDMKEILIDIVSQRVSEGMSIILVTHDRMEAVKMSNRIYFLANKGAIIQKELVLDEAFKDRDFTFISKTIDENFKGQIYYD; encoded by the coding sequence ATGCTTGAGCTTAAAAATGTAGAGTATGAAATTTTAAGAGATAAGGTTGTAAGAAATTTTAATTTAAAGGTAGAAAAAGGCGAAGTGGTGACGCTTTTTGGACCATCAGGTTGTGGGAAAACTACCATTTTGCACCTTATTAGCGGACTAAATGAGCCTAGAAAAGGGGAAATTTTTAATAAATTTAAAAAAATGACATATTTTTTTCAAGAAAATCGTCTGCTTACGTGGAAAAATGCTCTTGAAAATGTGCTTTTGGTTATGGATAAAGCTGATCAAAACAGCGTTTTAAAGCTTTTTTCTAAAGTCGGTCTTAGTCAAAAAGACGCGCTGAAATACCCAAATGAACTAAGTGGTGGCATGAGGCAAAGGGTTGCTTTTGTAAGAGCAGTTGTGACAAAACCTGATCTGCTTTTAATGGATGAGCCATTTTCGGGGCTTGATTATGATATGAAAGAAATTTTGATCGATATCGTTAGCCAAAGGGTGAGCGAGGGCATGAGCATAATATTAGTCACACACGACAGAATGGAGGCCGTAAAGATGTCAAATAGAATTTATTTTCTCGCAAATAAAGGTGCGATCATACAAAAAGAGCTTGTTTTAGACGAGGCTTTTAAAGACCGTGATTTTACATTTATCAGCAAAACAATAGATGAAAATTTTAAAGGGCAAATTTATTATGATTAA